In a genomic window of Mucilaginibacter sp. KACC 22063:
- a CDS encoding threonine aldolase family protein, translating into MITVDLRSDTVTKPTQGMLEAMWNANVGDDVFGEDETVNELEAKAAAMFGMEAGIFCPSGTMTNQIAIKCFTNPLDELIADQTAHVYRYEGGGIAFNSAVSTRLLNGDRGRITAAMIEPEINADNIHYPHTSLVVLENTVNKGGGSCYTLADIAPIAELCKKHDLILHLDGARIFNALAFTGDKAVDYGKYFNGISVCLSKGLGAPVGSVFLADKETIKKARRIRKVFGGGMRQAGFLAAAGIYALDHHVTRLKTDHSHARILGEELSKCSWVTNVLPVDTNIVLFDTVKPADEIIALLAERGIKCGSTDKHRIRFVTHLDVHTEQIEYTVSVLKAIN; encoded by the coding sequence ATGATAACTGTTGATCTGCGTAGCGATACTGTTACCAAGCCTACACAAGGGATGCTTGAAGCCATGTGGAATGCAAATGTAGGAGATGATGTTTTTGGTGAAGATGAAACCGTGAACGAACTGGAGGCCAAAGCAGCCGCTATGTTTGGTATGGAGGCGGGTATTTTTTGTCCGTCGGGAACCATGACCAACCAGATCGCCATTAAATGTTTCACAAATCCGCTTGATGAATTAATTGCAGATCAAACAGCGCACGTTTACCGTTACGAAGGTGGAGGCATTGCTTTTAACTCTGCGGTATCTACCCGGTTATTAAATGGCGACCGTGGGCGTATTACTGCTGCAATGATTGAGCCTGAGATCAACGCCGACAATATTCATTATCCGCATACCAGCCTTGTAGTATTGGAGAATACCGTGAATAAAGGCGGCGGCAGTTGTTATACTTTGGCTGATATTGCACCTATTGCCGAATTATGTAAAAAGCATGACCTGATCTTGCACCTGGATGGGGCGCGGATATTTAATGCGCTTGCCTTTACCGGCGATAAAGCCGTTGACTATGGCAAATATTTTAATGGCATATCCGTTTGCTTGTCGAAAGGTTTAGGTGCGCCAGTTGGGTCAGTCTTTTTAGCTGATAAAGAGACCATTAAAAAAGCGCGACGTATCCGTAAAGTATTTGGTGGTGGTATGCGCCAGGCAGGCTTTTTAGCGGCGGCGGGTATCTATGCACTTGATCATCATGTAACGCGTTTGAAAACCGACCATTCACACGCACGTATATTAGGCGAAGAATTAAGTAAATGCAGTTGGGTGACAAACGTTTTACCGGTAGATACCAATATTGTATTATTTGATACTGTAAAGCCTGCAGATGAAATAATAGCTCTACTGGCAGAAAGGGGTATTAAATGTGGCAGTACAGATAAACACCGCATCCGGTTTGTTACTCATTTGGATGTGCATACTGAGCAGATTGAATATACTGTTAGTGTTTTAAAAGCAATTAATTAG
- a CDS encoding aldo/keto reductase: protein MKYNYLGSTGLLVSEICFGTMTFGGKGYWENIGRVPQNEVNDLMRTVVDNGINFIDTANVYSFGESEKLLGQSIIDLGLNRNELVIATKVRGRMSENPNNVGLSRYHIFQSVDESLKRLQLDHIDILYVHGVDLKTPVEETMRALNDIVLAGKVRYIAVCNWPAWMVMKALGIAEKHGWNKFVGMQYYYALSNRDIEREILPLAADQNLGVMPWSPLAGGFLSGKYNRNNQTSEGSRRDSFDFPPLNKDKAYDIIDVITEVGQQYNVSAAQVALAWVRLQKGVTSTIIGAKRAEQLIDNIKSTELTLSEHDIQRINEVSALTNEYPGWMVERQNADRL from the coding sequence ATGAAATATAATTATTTAGGAAGTACCGGCTTACTGGTATCCGAGATTTGCTTTGGCACCATGACCTTTGGTGGCAAAGGATATTGGGAAAATATAGGACGTGTCCCGCAAAATGAAGTTAATGACTTAATGAGAACCGTTGTTGACAACGGGATTAACTTTATTGATACAGCTAATGTATACTCATTCGGCGAATCGGAAAAACTGTTGGGACAATCAATCATTGACTTGGGGCTTAACCGTAACGAACTGGTGATCGCAACAAAAGTTCGCGGCAGAATGAGTGAAAACCCAAATAATGTCGGCCTATCGCGTTACCATATTTTTCAATCGGTTGACGAAAGCCTTAAACGTTTACAACTTGATCACATTGATATTTTATACGTACATGGTGTTGATCTTAAAACACCTGTTGAAGAGACCATGCGTGCCTTGAACGACATTGTGCTTGCCGGAAAGGTGCGTTACATTGCAGTTTGTAACTGGCCTGCATGGATGGTAATGAAAGCTTTAGGAATAGCAGAAAAGCACGGCTGGAATAAATTTGTGGGTATGCAATATTACTATGCATTAAGCAACCGTGATATTGAACGGGAAATACTTCCATTGGCAGCTGATCAAAATTTAGGTGTAATGCCATGGAGCCCACTTGCCGGTGGTTTTCTTTCAGGAAAATACAATCGTAATAATCAAACATCAGAAGGTTCGCGCCGTGATAGCTTTGATTTCCCACCATTAAATAAAGATAAGGCTTATGATATAATTGATGTAATTACCGAGGTTGGGCAACAATACAACGTTTCAGCTGCACAAGTTGCATTGGCATGGGTACGTTTACAGAAAGGCGTTACCAGTACAATTATAGGTGCAAAACGGGCTGAGCAGTTAATTGACAATATTAAATCAACTGAACTTACACTTTCAGAACATGATATTCAACGTATAAACGAGGTTAGTGCGCTGACTAATGAATATCCGGGCTGGATGGTTGAACGCCAAAACGCTGACAGGCTTTAA
- a CDS encoding DNA topoisomerase IB, giving the protein MNRLTKKLEKIGRDPKITAKAVGLRYVTDSTPGYTRKKSGKGWSYYDSQGNLVKDKDLIQRFNKMVIPPAYTQVWISPYDNSHLQFTGIDVAGRKQYRYHSGWNQIRNQSKYHRLQAFAAHLPAIREQVDRDLAHRNLDHDKVVALIVRLMELTSIRIGNESYKKLYGSFGLTTLMDKHVKIEGSSIRFEFKGKKGVYHKIDLRSKKLARLVKACRDIPGKELFQFYDDEGKRCTVDSGDVNTYLKNITGEDFTAKDFRTWAGSVSSLYAFKEAGEYGNQTECRKKIISVLDEVALNLGNTRTVCKKYYVHPSVIKSYEEGTLFKYISDLDENRDLQASELNHAEKALLKILENEKLAVAS; this is encoded by the coding sequence ATGAACCGCCTCACCAAAAAACTCGAAAAAATAGGCCGAGATCCGAAGATAACCGCTAAGGCTGTCGGCCTGCGTTATGTAACGGATAGTACGCCTGGTTATACCCGCAAAAAGTCGGGTAAGGGGTGGAGCTATTATGATTCGCAAGGTAACCTTGTTAAAGATAAAGACCTGATACAGCGTTTTAATAAAATGGTGATTCCACCTGCTTATACACAGGTCTGGATTTCCCCTTACGATAACAGTCATTTACAGTTCACCGGGATTGATGTTGCAGGGCGTAAACAATACCGTTACCACTCTGGCTGGAACCAGATCCGTAACCAGTCAAAATATCATAGGCTACAAGCATTTGCAGCGCATTTACCTGCCATACGTGAACAGGTTGATAGAGATCTCGCGCACCGCAACCTTGATCATGATAAAGTGGTGGCGCTTATTGTAAGGCTGATGGAGCTTACCAGTATCCGTATCGGCAACGAATCATACAAAAAGCTATACGGGTCTTTTGGCTTAACTACGTTGATGGACAAACATGTGAAGATTGAAGGATCAAGTATCAGGTTTGAATTTAAGGGTAAGAAAGGGGTTTATCATAAGATTGATCTGCGTAGTAAAAAGCTTGCCCGCCTGGTAAAAGCCTGCCGTGATATTCCCGGAAAAGAACTGTTTCAGTTTTATGATGATGAGGGTAAGCGTTGCACGGTAGACTCTGGAGACGTAAATACTTATCTTAAAAACATTACCGGGGAAGATTTTACAGCTAAAGATTTCCGTACATGGGCAGGCAGCGTAAGTTCACTTTATGCCTTTAAAGAAGCAGGCGAATATGGCAACCAGACTGAATGCCGCAAAAAAATTATAAGCGTTTTGGATGAAGTGGCTTTAAACCTGGGAAACACGCGTACTGTATGTAAAAAGTATTATGTGCATCCAAGTGTCATTAAGAGCTATGAGGAAGGTACCTTGTTTAAATATATAAGCGACCTTGATGAAAACCGAGACCTTCAGGCATCTGAACTTAACCACGCAGAAAAGGCTTTATTGAAAATATTAGAAAATGAAAAGCTGGCCGTAGCCAGCTGA
- a CDS encoding M56 family metallopeptidase, with protein sequence MPPLMVYLLKANCAIIIFAIGYFTLLRALTFYKVNRLYLIAAIIISSLYPLLNLSPVVAAHQQQAQIIKYVVVDWQHLKQDVQPLKVNHVFDYWQGAEQLFWLGVSVMVIRLVIQCYSLYRINKSSIQGTVLGYHVNIIDADISPFAFWQTVYINPKKHDAHLLKEILQHEMIHVRQWHTLDILLAEIGTLFYWFNPFMWFLKKAIKENLEFITDREILDQGVDRKSYQYNLLQVTFDKTPNSIVNHFNLSTLKKRIMMMNLRKSSPLKLSRYVVTVPVIVGIILSFTLSKAEITKQTESLSNHLQQVKSAFIKRTEPVQLTLAKELPIQKNVANGSKINADTTKKVARNYSSKPDSALYIINGVENTEIAKVNPVDIAAMHIFRNENAQKLLNHPVSNKNVIVITTKNSPQGLAYLKQLYNKGVISANDTIIHKTGIASGAQNGVAVNSNQIPDKAVTINNISVKPSTFYTKSDSANKSPVLLNLKGFQGKKPLYVIDGEIIKDTDKGLKNIDLNTINAITVLKDASATALYGDAGKDGVVLITTRKPKQ encoded by the coding sequence ATGCCTCCATTAATGGTATACCTGTTAAAAGCAAATTGTGCTATCATCATATTTGCTATAGGTTATTTTACGTTGCTACGGGCACTCACCTTTTATAAGGTGAACAGGCTTTATCTCATAGCGGCCATTATAATTTCATCACTATACCCCCTGCTTAACCTTAGTCCTGTTGTTGCAGCACATCAACAACAGGCACAGATTATAAAGTATGTGGTTGTCGACTGGCAACATTTAAAACAGGATGTCCAACCACTGAAAGTTAATCATGTATTTGATTATTGGCAAGGTGCGGAGCAACTATTCTGGCTGGGCGTTTCAGTAATGGTAATTAGATTAGTTATCCAGTGTTATTCCCTGTACCGCATAAACAAAAGCAGTATTCAAGGTACAGTGTTGGGATATCACGTAAACATAATTGACGCAGATATCAGTCCATTTGCATTTTGGCAAACCGTTTATATAAACCCTAAAAAGCACGACGCTCATCTGCTAAAAGAAATTTTACAGCATGAAATGATTCATGTAAGGCAATGGCATACGCTTGATATCTTGCTGGCAGAAATAGGGACTTTGTTTTACTGGTTCAATCCCTTTATGTGGTTTTTGAAGAAAGCGATTAAAGAAAACCTGGAATTTATTACCGACCGCGAAATACTTGATCAAGGGGTTGACCGAAAATCATATCAATACAACTTATTACAGGTCACCTTTGATAAAACACCCAATAGTATTGTAAACCATTTCAACTTATCAACCTTAAAAAAAAGAATTATGATGATGAACTTAAGAAAATCTTCGCCACTAAAACTTAGCCGCTACGTTGTAACTGTACCGGTGATAGTAGGTATTATACTCAGCTTTACTTTATCAAAAGCTGAAATTACAAAGCAAACAGAATCACTAAGCAATCATTTGCAACAGGTAAAATCAGCATTTATAAAACGTACCGAACCAGTACAGTTAACTTTAGCTAAAGAACTGCCTATACAGAAAAATGTAGCTAATGGATCCAAAATAAATGCAGATACCACCAAGAAAGTTGCAAGAAACTATAGTTCGAAACCAGACTCTGCCTTATATATTATAAATGGTGTAGAAAACACTGAAATTGCAAAGGTTAATCCTGTTGATATTGCTGCAATGCATATTTTCAGAAATGAAAATGCTCAAAAACTGCTAAACCATCCTGTGTCAAATAAAAACGTTATTGTCATAACTACAAAGAACTCACCTCAAGGCCTTGCCTATTTAAAACAGCTTTACAATAAAGGAGTCATTTCAGCCAATGATACTATTATCCATAAAACTGGCATTGCTTCCGGAGCGCAAAATGGTGTAGCCGTTAACTCAAATCAAATTCCAGATAAAGCAGTTACGATTAATAATATCTCTGTAAAACCGTCTACTTTTTATACCAAGAGTGATTCTGCCAACAAATCACCTGTATTGTTAAACCTTAAGGGCTTTCAGGGAAAAAAACCTCTTTATGTTATAGACGGTGAAATTATAAAGGATACAGATAAAGGCTTAAAAAATATAGACCTTAATACAATTAATGCCATCACCGTTTTAAAAGACGCGTCCGCAACTGCCTTGTATGGCGATGCGGGTAAAGACGGCGTGGTACTTATAACTACACGTAAACCTAAACAATAA
- a CDS encoding BlaI/MecI/CopY family transcriptional regulator, whose product MENLSQQEEEAMQAVWKLGEGYIKDFLDHINDPQPPYTTLASTIKNLERKGFLSSKKTGNTYFYKPLIKEEDYKKRFMNGFVSDYFKNSYKEMVAFFAKDKKISAEELKEIINLIENPKK is encoded by the coding sequence ATGGAAAATTTATCACAACAGGAAGAAGAGGCCATGCAAGCCGTCTGGAAATTGGGCGAAGGATACATCAAGGACTTTTTAGATCATATCAACGACCCGCAACCACCCTACACCACCCTGGCTTCTACCATTAAAAATCTGGAGCGAAAAGGTTTTTTAAGCAGCAAAAAAACTGGCAATACTTACTTCTATAAACCTCTAATAAAAGAGGAAGATTATAAAAAGCGTTTCATGAACGGCTTTGTAAGCGATTATTTTAAAAACTCATATAAAGAGATGGTCGCTTTTTTTGCAAAAGACAAAAAAATCAGTGCAGAGGAACTTAAAGAGATAATTAACCTGATAGAGAATCCTAAAAAGTAA
- a CDS encoding c-type cytochrome, producing MITINKKLLATLALSSVVVFTAMTSTQPAQPEMKAKNLKVLPKNISHEQLDHIMDEWAHSLGVRCNFCHAPNVETKKMDWASDAKPEKQMAREMYKMTASINKKYFKAGKDSLGMVMNAGINCYTCHRGNAHPEVVDAPAPPHRQGPPPAGQPGSVPPQGAPATPPQGSGE from the coding sequence ATGATTACAATTAATAAAAAACTACTGGCTACGCTGGCTTTATCGTCAGTGGTTGTGTTTACTGCCATGACCAGCACACAACCAGCTCAGCCTGAAATGAAGGCTAAAAATTTAAAAGTATTACCTAAAAACATTTCGCACGAACAATTAGACCATATTATGGATGAGTGGGCGCATTCATTAGGCGTTCGTTGTAATTTCTGCCATGCTCCAAATGTAGAAACTAAGAAGATGGATTGGGCAAGCGATGCCAAACCAGAAAAACAAATGGCCCGCGAAATGTATAAAATGACCGCGTCTATCAATAAAAAATATTTTAAAGCAGGTAAAGACTCGCTTGGTATGGTAATGAATGCGGGTATTAACTGCTATACCTGCCATCGCGGTAATGCTCATCCCGAAGTGGTTGATGCACCTGCTCCGCCACACAGACAAGGACCACCGCCAGCAGGACAGCCTGGAAGTGTACCTCCGCAAGGTGCTCCGGCTACTCCACCACAAGGCAGCGGCGAATAA
- the accC gene encoding acetyl-CoA carboxylase biotin carboxylase subunit, giving the protein MQKILVANRGEIAIRVMRSAREMGIKTVAVYSAADRTALHVRYADEAVYIGEAPANQSYLVGEKIIEACRQTGADAIHPGYGFLSENPSFAALVREAGLTLIGPSPEAMEIMGNKLSAKAAALKYNIPMVPGTEEAITDVADAKLRAIEVGFPILIKAAAGGGGKGMRIVDRAEDFEEQMQLAVSEATSAFGDGSVFIERYVSSPRHIEIQVLGDTHGNIVHLFERECSVQRRHQKVIEEAPSSVLTPEIRAEMGRCAVDVARSVNYTGAGTVEFILDENLNFYFLEMNTRLQVEHPVTELITGLDLVKEQIKIARGEALSFKQEDLQISGHALELRVYAEDPANNFLPDIGTLQTYITPQGPGVRVDDGFEQGMEIPIYYDPMIAKLITYGSTREEAIERMIRAIDEYQITGITTTLGFGKFVMQHQAFTSGNFDTHFVKKYFTPEVLQHQDEAEARIAAILFEQLLSNKSSVSIDSSTTTQQASNWVKNRRA; this is encoded by the coding sequence ATGCAAAAAATTCTGGTGGCTAACCGTGGCGAAATTGCCATAAGGGTAATGCGTTCTGCGCGCGAAATGGGTATCAAAACTGTGGCTGTATATTCTGCCGCCGACCGTACTGCGCTGCATGTGCGTTATGCCGACGAGGCGGTTTATATTGGCGAAGCACCGGCTAATCAATCATACCTTGTTGGTGAAAAGATCATTGAGGCCTGCCGCCAAACAGGTGCGGATGCTATACACCCAGGCTATGGGTTCTTGTCTGAGAACCCGTCTTTTGCTGCTTTGGTAAGAGAAGCAGGTTTAACACTTATTGGACCGTCACCAGAGGCGATGGAGATCATGGGTAATAAGCTATCGGCAAAAGCTGCTGCTTTAAAGTACAACATCCCTATGGTACCTGGAACCGAAGAAGCGATTACTGATGTTGCCGATGCCAAGTTACGCGCCATTGAGGTTGGATTTCCAATTCTGATAAAGGCTGCTGCCGGCGGTGGGGGCAAGGGTATGCGCATTGTTGACCGTGCTGAAGATTTTGAAGAGCAAATGCAGCTGGCCGTTTCTGAAGCCACTTCGGCTTTTGGCGATGGTTCAGTTTTTATAGAGCGTTACGTGTCTTCTCCAAGGCATATAGAGATACAAGTATTAGGTGATACGCATGGTAACATCGTGCATTTATTTGAGCGCGAGTGTTCTGTTCAGCGGCGCCACCAAAAGGTAATTGAAGAAGCGCCATCATCTGTGCTTACGCCGGAGATCCGTGCAGAAATGGGTCGCTGTGCTGTAGATGTTGCCCGCTCGGTTAATTATACAGGTGCAGGTACGGTTGAATTTATCCTCGACGAAAACCTCAACTTTTACTTCCTGGAGATGAACACCCGCTTACAGGTAGAGCATCCGGTTACCGAATTAATTACCGGCCTGGACCTTGTAAAAGAACAGATAAAAATTGCCCGTGGCGAAGCATTAAGCTTTAAACAGGAAGACCTGCAAATCAGCGGACATGCGCTTGAACTGCGCGTGTATGCCGAAGACCCGGCTAATAATTTTCTGCCTGATATTGGTACGCTTCAAACGTACATTACCCCTCAGGGGCCGGGCGTACGTGTTGATGATGGCTTTGAGCAGGGGATGGAGATACCTATTTATTACGACCCGATGATTGCCAAGTTGATTACCTATGGTAGTACGAGGGAAGAAGCTATTGAACGCATGATCCGTGCTATTGATGAATACCAGATCACTGGCATTACTACAACACTTGGGTTCGGTAAGTTTGTGATGCAGCACCAGGCCTTTACCAGCGGCAATTTTGATACCCACTTTGTAAAGAAGTATTTTACGCCAGAGGTGCTGCAGCATCAGGATGAAGCAGAAGCGCGAATAGCAGCTATCTTATTTGAACAACTGCTAAGCAATAAATCTTCCGTAAGTATTGATTCTTCGACAACAACTCAACAGGCATCAAACTGGGTGAAGAACAGGCGAGCCTGA
- a CDS encoding lipocalin family protein: protein MRNLTTLTLLCAVALTFACNKNENANIGDKKLIGKWQLSESLADPGNGSGKWIAVSGDDAKKYFKLNADGTTEGTAFEGYTKYAVKDSLFLRLIKPDKSAILYRFNISNTSLTLSPDSPSRCIEACGTRFKRDKD, encoded by the coding sequence ATGAGAAACCTTACAACACTTACTTTGCTTTGCGCTGTAGCTTTAACCTTTGCCTGTAACAAAAATGAAAACGCTAACATTGGCGACAAAAAATTAATCGGTAAGTGGCAGTTAAGTGAAAGCCTTGCCGACCCTGGCAATGGCAGCGGCAAGTGGATAGCCGTATCTGGCGATGATGCAAAAAAATACTTTAAGCTAAACGCAGACGGAACAACCGAGGGTACCGCTTTTGAAGGTTATACCAAATATGCCGTTAAAGATAGTCTGTTTCTACGTTTAATAAAGCCAGATAAGTCGGCAATATTGTATCGCTTTAACATCAGCAATACAAGTCTTACACTTAGCCCAGACAGCCCTTCGAGATGTATAGAAGCTTGCGGAACCCGGTTTAAAAGAGATAAAGATTAG
- a CDS encoding NUDIX hydrolase gives MLDTIKPWTILEEQDVSPSPWFPVTRQKVQLPNGHVVDDYYVSQLGDVVQVLAITQDNQIVLTRQYKHGIGEILIEVPGGMQQKGKTLLQSAIAELEEECGIKAAEADLKLIGKIAINPTKLKQVTYGYILLNAQFNSVQKFDVTENIEVITIPAAEVLQMVDKGEIWVTDSMNFILMAARQYPEVFK, from the coding sequence ATGCTTGATACTATTAAACCCTGGACAATTTTAGAAGAACAAGACGTATCGCCAAGCCCGTGGTTCCCGGTTACGCGGCAAAAGGTGCAGCTGCCTAACGGGCATGTGGTAGATGATTACTATGTTTCGCAACTGGGTGATGTGGTGCAGGTATTAGCCATTACGCAGGATAACCAGATAGTGCTTACACGCCAGTATAAACATGGTATCGGCGAAATTCTGATTGAGGTTCCGGGCGGTATGCAACAAAAAGGCAAAACGCTGCTACAATCGGCCATTGCCGAGCTGGAAGAAGAATGCGGTATCAAAGCCGCCGAAGCAGACCTTAAACTGATCGGCAAAATTGCCATTAACCCTACCAAGCTTAAACAGGTTACTTATGGGTACATCCTGCTCAATGCGCAGTTTAATTCAGTGCAAAAGTTTGACGTAACCGAAAACATCGAGGTAATTACCATCCCTGCCGCTGAGGTACTCCAGATGGTTGATAAGGGTGAAATCTGGGTAACAGATTCTATGAATTTTATTTTAATGGCAGCAAGGCAATATCCGGAGGTATTTAAATAG
- a CDS encoding GNAT family N-acetyltransferase: MQYREALLTDIPQLTHVRLSVQENVLSDPSLVTEADYIDYLTVRGKGWVCSSGGQIVGFAIADLQDHNVWALFVLPQYAGMGIGKQLHNLMLNWYFGQTQQNIWLGTAFHTRAEKFYRIQGWLETGTNGSKEIKFEMSYKRWQQLNS, translated from the coding sequence ATGCAATACCGCGAAGCCCTACTTACTGACATACCACAGTTAACGCATGTACGGCTGTCCGTTCAGGAGAATGTATTGTCTGATCCTTCGCTGGTGACGGAGGCTGATTATATCGATTACTTAACCGTTCGTGGCAAAGGTTGGGTTTGTAGCAGTGGCGGGCAAATTGTAGGTTTCGCCATCGCCGACCTGCAAGACCATAACGTATGGGCGTTGTTTGTTCTGCCCCAATATGCAGGTATGGGTATTGGTAAGCAGCTGCATAATTTAATGCTTAATTGGTATTTCGGGCAAACGCAGCAAAACATTTGGCTGGGCACCGCCTTCCACACCCGTGCCGAAAAGTTTTACCGCATACAGGGCTGGCTGGAAACCGGAACCAACGGCAGTAAAGAGATTAAGTTTGAAATGAGCTATAAGCGCTGGCAGCAGCTAAATAGTTGA
- a CDS encoding nucleoid-associated protein, translated as MIFALEASLAQLAIHHIGNKLQDERYVLSDSAIELQDELLGRLLMQYFVSPFEKVNEIYRLYHPSDDLNLNEVYHFAEAIFANPDTFIANSQQLAKQLYEASAHPKIKSGEVYIAMFNNVQIEGEQLDAIGIFKSENKETYLKVMPGHEGFGLSYEQEAININKLDKGCLIFNTEKEEGYKVAVIDATNRSQEAQYWKDEFLQLRVRNDNYNQTANVLGIYKNFVTEKLDDEFEMNKADKIDLLNRSMKYFKEKDNFDMEEFGQEVIGNEQGIASFLNYKKEYEDEFETEIPNSFEISDAAVKKQARVYKSVLKLDKNFHIYIHGNKDLIEKGFDDGKAMNYYKVFFKEEA; from the coding sequence ATGATATTTGCTTTAGAAGCTTCGCTTGCGCAGCTGGCCATTCACCATATAGGTAACAAACTACAAGACGAGCGCTACGTACTGAGCGACAGTGCCATTGAACTGCAGGACGAGCTGCTTGGCCGCCTGTTGATGCAATATTTTGTTAGTCCGTTTGAAAAGGTGAACGAGATTTACCGCCTGTACCATCCCAGCGACGACCTAAACCTTAACGAGGTTTACCACTTTGCAGAAGCCATTTTTGCTAACCCGGATACATTTATAGCAAACAGCCAGCAATTGGCCAAACAACTTTATGAGGCTTCGGCGCATCCCAAGATCAAGTCGGGCGAGGTATACATTGCGATGTTCAACAATGTGCAGATAGAGGGCGAGCAGTTGGATGCCATCGGTATCTTTAAATCGGAGAACAAGGAAACATATTTAAAGGTAATGCCCGGTCACGAGGGGTTCGGACTTAGTTATGAGCAAGAAGCCATTAACATCAATAAACTGGACAAAGGCTGCCTGATCTTTAACACCGAAAAGGAGGAAGGTTACAAGGTGGCCGTTATTGATGCGACTAACCGCAGCCAGGAAGCGCAGTACTGGAAAGACGAGTTTCTGCAACTGCGGGTACGTAACGATAATTACAACCAAACGGCCAATGTGCTGGGCATTTACAAAAACTTCGTGACAGAAAAACTGGACGACGAGTTTGAAATGAACAAGGCAGATAAAATTGACCTGCTGAACCGCAGCATGAAGTACTTTAAAGAAAAGGATAACTTCGATATGGAGGAATTCGGACAGGAGGTGATCGGTAATGAGCAGGGAATAGCCTCATTCCTTAATTACAAAAAAGAGTACGAAGACGAGTTTGAAACCGAAATCCCTAATAGCTTCGAGATATCAGACGCCGCAGTAAAAAAGCAGGCGCGAGTATACAAAAGCGTACTAAAACTGGATAAAAACTTTCATATCTATATTCACGGTAATAAAGACCTGATTGAAAAAGGCTTCGATGATGGCAAAGCCATGAACTATTACAAGGTGTTTTTTAAAGAAGAAGCATAA
- a CDS encoding C40 family peptidase, translated as MEYGISHLAIIPMRKEAREQSEMVSQLLFGETYEVLERTEKWVRIISTHDGYEGWISWNQVTELNDQGFTALAMNKPVLTAAPVTTAKKIADGSLLYLPSGSTLPGWAQGMCSINNDVYEIWREKAGSDLISFAKTFLNTPYLWGGRTHFGIDCSGLVQAVFRQQGLTLKRDAYLQAEEGETVDFLPEAQAGDVAFFDNDEGRIVHVGIMLNNEQILHASGKVKIERVDNHGIYSEEYKRYTHKLRIIKRYL; from the coding sequence ATGGAATACGGTATCAGTCATCTGGCAATTATCCCTATGCGAAAAGAGGCGCGCGAACAAAGCGAAATGGTATCGCAGCTGCTTTTCGGCGAAACTTATGAGGTGTTGGAACGTACTGAGAAATGGGTACGCATTATCAGCACGCATGATGGTTACGAAGGCTGGATCAGCTGGAACCAGGTAACAGAACTAAACGACCAGGGCTTTACGGCCCTTGCTATGAATAAGCCTGTCTTAACCGCTGCACCAGTTACTACCGCGAAAAAAATAGCAGATGGCAGCTTACTGTACCTGCCATCGGGAAGTACATTGCCGGGCTGGGCGCAGGGTATGTGCAGCATCAATAATGATGTGTACGAGATCTGGCGCGAGAAAGCAGGCAGCGACCTGATCAGCTTTGCCAAGACATTTCTGAATACGCCATACCTGTGGGGTGGCCGTACCCATTTCGGTATCGATTGCTCGGGATTAGTACAGGCCGTATTTCGCCAGCAAGGGCTAACTCTAAAACGAGATGCTTACCTGCAAGCCGAAGAAGGCGAAACGGTCGACTTTTTACCCGAAGCACAAGCTGGTGATGTGGCCTTTTTTGATAACGACGAGGGCCGGATTGTTCACGTTGGTATTATGCTAAACAATGAGCAGATACTTCATGCATCGGGCAAAGTAAAAATTGAAAGAGTTGACAATCACGGAATCTACTCGGAAGAGTATAAACGTTATACGCACAAGCTGCGCATCATCAAGCGTTATCTTTAA